From the genome of Amycolatopsis sp. NBC_01488, one region includes:
- a CDS encoding helix-turn-helix domain-containing protein, with the protein MAHVEAWRPAVPGIAEVFHARFTTHAYPLHTHDTWTLLIVDDGVIRYDLDRHHHGALGPAVTLLPPNVAHDGRAATSHGFRKRVLYLETSVLGEDLVGAAVDRPSVADGLLRTRIHQLHASLAEPGDALEAESRLALVAERLQTHLGRTAAHEPKRGLADDLRDLLDAKLPEALTLAEAGETLGAHPAYLVRCFGARFGLPPHRYLTGRRVDRARRLLLDGSPAAEVAAAAGFTDQAHLTRHFKRYLGTTPSRYPKTR; encoded by the coding sequence ATGGCGCACGTCGAAGCTTGGCGGCCGGCGGTCCCGGGGATCGCCGAGGTCTTCCACGCGCGCTTCACCACCCACGCCTACCCGCTCCACACGCACGACACGTGGACGCTGCTGATCGTCGACGACGGCGTCATCCGCTACGACCTCGACCGCCACCACCACGGCGCGCTTGGCCCGGCCGTGACGCTCCTGCCGCCGAACGTCGCGCACGACGGGCGCGCCGCGACCAGCCACGGCTTCCGCAAGCGCGTGCTCTACCTGGAGACGTCGGTGCTGGGCGAGGACCTCGTCGGCGCGGCCGTCGACCGGCCGAGCGTCGCCGACGGGCTGCTGCGCACCCGGATCCACCAGCTGCACGCGTCCCTGGCCGAGCCGGGCGACGCGCTCGAGGCCGAAAGCCGGCTCGCGCTCGTCGCCGAACGGCTGCAGACCCACCTCGGCCGGACGGCGGCCCACGAACCGAAGCGCGGCCTGGCGGACGACCTGCGGGACCTGCTCGACGCGAAGCTGCCCGAAGCGCTGACGCTCGCCGAAGCAGGCGAGACGCTCGGCGCGCATCCTGCCTACCTCGTCCGCTGTTTCGGGGCGCGGTTCGGCCTGCCGCCACACCGCTACCTGACGGGCCGCCGCGTCGACCGCGCGCGCCGGCTGCTGCTCGACGGCTCCCCGGCCGCGGAGGTCGCCGCGGCCGCCGGGTTCACCGACCAGGCCCACCTGACGCGGC
- a CDS encoding DUF2203 domain-containing protein, with product MGLFTIAEARGELARLRPVLDELVRVRADAAELAASLRPGGRATELGGLPEWKAAQARLDDLMTTVQRSGAELKGFAPLLIDFPAELDGTDVLLCWLEGDPELGWYHRTDLGFAGRRPLKTAGRPG from the coding sequence ATGGGGTTGTTCACCATCGCGGAGGCCCGCGGCGAACTGGCGCGGCTGCGGCCGGTCCTCGACGAACTGGTGCGCGTCCGGGCCGACGCCGCCGAGCTGGCGGCGTCGCTGCGCCCGGGTGGGCGGGCCACCGAGCTGGGCGGCCTGCCCGAATGGAAGGCCGCGCAGGCCCGGCTCGACGACCTGATGACGACGGTCCAGCGCTCCGGCGCCGAGCTGAAGGGGTTCGCGCCACTGCTGATCGACTTCCCGGCCGAGCTCGACGGCACCGACGTGCTGCTGTGCTGGCTCGAGGGTGATCCCGAGCTGGGCTGGTACCACCGCACCGACCTGGGGTTCGCGGGCCGTCGTCCGCTGAAAACCGCTGGTCGCCCCGGCTAG
- a CDS encoding DUF2000 domain-containing protein: MSSFDTKIAVLLRDDLASWQRLNVTAFLVSGIAHVTPELMGAPYFDADDTEYLPMFGQPVMVFSGTADVLTAAHTRALTRGLRISIFTDELFHTGNDIDNRAAVRAVPGEKLALAGLAVHGPKNAVDKILKGASLHR, encoded by the coding sequence ATGAGTTCCTTCGACACGAAGATCGCCGTCCTGCTCCGCGACGACCTGGCGTCCTGGCAGCGGCTCAACGTCACCGCGTTCCTGGTGAGCGGAATCGCCCACGTGACCCCGGAGCTGATGGGCGCGCCGTACTTCGACGCCGACGACACGGAGTACCTGCCGATGTTCGGCCAGCCGGTCATGGTCTTTTCGGGCACGGCGGACGTCCTGACGGCGGCCCACACCCGAGCGCTGACCCGCGGCCTGCGCATTTCGATCTTCACCGACGAGCTGTTCCACACGGGCAACGACATCGACAACCGGGCGGCGGTCCGCGCGGTGCCGGGGGAGAAGCTGGCACTGGCCGGGCTGGCGGTGCACGGCCCGAAGAACGCGGTGGACAAGATCCTCAAAGGTGCTTCCCTGCACCGTTAG
- a CDS encoding class I SAM-dependent methyltransferase, translated as MNQESRAAFFDGTAEHYDEDTFHAQVADALVAPLPPEPGLVLDVATGTGFAAYAALRLKPARVLAVDLSPAMLARASAKAASLDPTGVITWQVGPAVPMPSPDGTADVVLCASSLHFLGAVAFADWLRVLRPGGRLAFSVVSGARFKPSGPFADFVPADLTFPLDEAGAAALAKDFVDVSAQTFTVDDGERVRSVFVVHATAP; from the coding sequence GTGAACCAGGAATCGAGAGCGGCCTTCTTCGACGGCACGGCCGAGCACTACGACGAAGACACCTTTCACGCCCAGGTGGCGGACGCGCTGGTCGCTCCGCTGCCGCCCGAGCCGGGGCTGGTGCTGGACGTCGCCACCGGAACGGGCTTCGCGGCGTACGCGGCGCTGCGGCTGAAGCCGGCGCGCGTGCTGGCCGTCGACTTGTCACCCGCGATGCTCGCCCGGGCTTCGGCGAAAGCTGCTTCGCTGGACCCGACCGGCGTGATCACCTGGCAGGTCGGGCCGGCGGTGCCGATGCCGTCGCCGGACGGGACGGCCGACGTGGTGCTGTGCGCGTCCTCGCTGCACTTCCTGGGCGCGGTGGCGTTCGCCGACTGGCTCCGAGTGCTCCGGCCGGGTGGACGGCTGGCGTTTTCGGTGGTGTCGGGGGCGCGGTTCAAGCCGTCGGGGCCGTTCGCGGACTTCGTGCCGGCGGACCTGACGTTTCCGCTCGACGAGGCCGGCGCCGCCGCGCTGGCGAAGGACTTCGTGGACGTTTCGGCACAGACGTTCACCGTCGACGACGGCGAGCGCGTCCGAAGCGTCTTCGTGGTGCACGCGACGGCCCCGTGA